From a region of the Zingiber officinale cultivar Zhangliang chromosome 10B, Zo_v1.1, whole genome shotgun sequence genome:
- the LOC122029374 gene encoding fucosyltransferase 2-like: MEMTKQKGMPPPALAEPPGPKEQGNNGAKVHAWFGETKTLAVLALFTFLLLLTVLSGAHRRLSLDQVFSRPAEVSQGVFNTSCTANSSSGEPPVDKSLGGLLSSAFDEASCRSRFEAARLWKPSNHTPSPYLLQKLRSYEALHKKCGPNTELYNKSTEQLLSNRSMGPMECNYVVWMPSDGLGNRMISIASAFLYALLNDKVLLLFLSEDMNGLFCEPFPDTTWALPSDFPIKNIRWIWSFDKDPNRFGSMMKKKLLSNRMSIANGSFSLPPYLYLHLIHDNDDYDKMFYCEEAQLLLQHFPWILLRSNQYFVPSLFLVPKFEEELRLLFNERTAVFHLLGRYLFHPSNSVWGYITRYYQAYLANAKERLGMQIRIFGDVDFNSHSGYIIGCALTRKLLPGLDTKGSALPNITGAKPKAVLVTSLSNGYFERLRDMYYEHATVTGEVIGVYQPSHEERQHTEKLNHNMKALAEIYLLSFSDSLVTSPFSTFGYVAQGLGGTRPWMLVRHDKDNLCLQSSTMEPCFHFPPSFECKSRRKMNLGSVVPYLRHCEDFPRGIKLFN, translated from the exons ATGGAGATGACGAAGCAGAAGGGAATGCCTCCGCCGGCGCTGGCTGAGCCACCTGGACCCAAGGAGCAAGGGAACAATGGAGCAAAGGTGCATGCTTGGTTTGGAGAGACGAAGACGCTGGCGGTGCTCGCTTTGTTCACCTTCCTCCTGCTTCTCACTGTGCTTTCGGGAGCCCATAGAAGATTATCTCTCGATCAGGTGTTCTCGAGGCCAGCAGAGGTCTCGCAAGGAG TGTTCAATACGAGTTGCACTGCCAATTCTTCCAGTGGGGAACCTCCGGTAGACAAGTCGCTTGGTGGTCTGCTCTCCAGCGCATTCGACGAAGCCTCTTGCCGGAGCCGCTTCGAGGCTGCGCGACTGTGGAAGCCGTCAAACCACACCCCTTCTCCGTATCTCTTACAGAAGCTACGAAGTTACGAAGCTCTCCACAAAAAGTGTGGCCCCAACACTGAGCTCTACAACAAGAGCACAGAGCAGTTGCTGTCGAACCGCAGCATGGGGCCGATGGAGTGCAACTATGTGGTATGGATGCCATCGGATGGCTTAGGCAACAGGATGATTAGCATCGCCTCAGCTTTCCTCTACGCTCTCCTCAATGACAAGGTCCTTTTGTTGTTCCTTTCGGAAGACATGAACGGTCTCTTCTGCGAGCCATTTCCTGACACAACTTGGGCTCTGCCTTCCGATTTCCCTATCAAGAACATCCGATGGATCTGGAGCTTTGACAAAGATCCAAATCGATTCGGAAGCATGATGAAGAAAAAGTTGCTCAGCAATCGCATGAGCATTGCCAATGGTTCATTTTCGCTGCCACCTTATCTCTATCTTCACCTCATACACGATAACGACGACTACGATAAGATGTTCTACTGTGAAGAAGCTCAGCTACTGCTTCAACATTTCCCCTGGATATTGCTGAGGTCGAATCAATATTTTGTGCCCTCTTTGTTCCTCGTACCTAAATTTGAGGAGGAATTAAGGTTACTCTTCAATGAGAGGACGGCCGTCTTCCATCTCTTGGGAAGATACCTGTTCCACCCATCCAACTCGGTCTGGGGTTACATAACAAGGTACTACCAAGCATATCTAGCAAATGCAAAGGAAAGGTTAGGGATGCAGATAAGAATTTTTGGAGATGTCGACTTCAACAGCCACTCCGGTTATATAATTGGCTGCGCGCTGACAAGAAAGCTTTTACCCGGCCTTGATACAAAAGGTAGTGCTCTTCCAAACATCACTGGAGCGAAGCCAAAAGCTGTTCTTGTGACGAGTTTGAGCAATGGATACTTCGAGAGGCTGAGAGACATGTACTATGAGCATGCAACGGTGACCGGAGAGGTGATTGGCGTTTATCAACCCAGCCACGAAGAGCGACAGCACACAGAGAAGCTCAATCACAACATGAAGGCTCTTGCAGAAATTTATCTTTTGAGCTTCAGTGATTCGTTGGTCACCAGTCCATTTTCTACCTTTGGGTATGTGGCACAAGGTCTCGGTGGTACAAGACCGTGGATGCTTGTGAGGCATGATAAGGACAATCTTTGCCTGCAATCCTCGACGATGGAACCCTGCTTTCACTTCCCTCCATCTTTTGAGTGCAAATCGAGAAGGAAAATGAACCTCGGATCAGTAGTTCCATATTTGAGGCACTGCGAAGACTTTCCTCGTGGCATAAAATTGTTTAATTAG